The Prevotella sp. E2-28 genome includes the window TCCACTTGACAGGGTGTCTTGATATCGAAACGAGATGCGTTAATGGGAGAGGCTGTGCTTCGGGCTCTTGCTAAAGCCGCCTCTGTGGTCTGTGCAACCTTGTTCATACCAATTACAAATATAACACGTTTTGGTCCCCAGGTGATGGCTGCAACACGATTTCCGTTACCGTCAATGTTTACGATGACGCCGTCTTCACTGATAGCATTGACACTTGACAGATACACATCAGTAGTAAAAGCACGTTCGTAAATCTTTATAACACTTTCGCGATCAGGAGCGTCGTCGCGGTCAAGCACATTTAGGGTTTTCCTGTCTTTTAGGACTTGGGGAATGCCCATGTCGCGTATAGTCATAGAACCACCCCAGGTCACACTGCTTCCATCTGGAATCAGTTCTGAAACTTTCTTCACGGCTTCTGTTGCTGTGGGACAATAGAAGGCATCCATGTTACGGCGTTTCAGATTCTTGATAATTCGCTCTGCTAATCGTTCGTTTCTTATTTCTTTTGGTGTTAATACTCCTTTTGCCATATCATCTATAAGATTTGCAGGCGCAAAGATAATCAATAATTCTTAATTAGCCAAAGTAATGCAGTAAATTGTATAAAACAAAAAATCCTCAACTAATGTTGAGGATTTGCGCTTCAGGATGGGCTTGAACCAACGACCCCCTGATTAACAGTCAGGTGCTCTAACCAACTGAGCTACTGAAGCAGTGCTTTCGTTTTCTCGATTGCGGGTGCAAAGGTACGTCGAAAAATTGAATCCTGCAAACTTT containing:
- a CDS encoding lactate utilization protein; the protein is MAKGVLTPKEIRNERLAERIIKNLKRRNMDAFYCPTATEAVKKVSELIPDGSSVTWGGSMTIRDMGIPQVLKDRKTLNVLDRDDAPDRESVIKIYERAFTTDVYLSSVNAISEDGVIVNIDGNGNRVAAITWGPKRVIFVIGMNKVAQTTEAALARARSTASPINASRFDIKTPCQVDGVCHNCNSPESICNYIHFLRNSPQGRHIVVLVGEDFGY